From the genome of Seriola aureovittata isolate HTS-2021-v1 ecotype China chromosome 18, ASM2101889v1, whole genome shotgun sequence:
TTCGGGCCACCGTACAAGCCAGGTTTAGTGTTCTCGCGATCATTCCTCAGCCCAAGAAAAAAAGCCGAAGCTACGATGCTAAAGGTTTGTTAGCTTTGTATACTGACAGTTTGGCGTCCAGCtagatggaggagaaaacacCCGACTGTTGTTAAGGTGAAATAACGTGTTTTCTCAGTAAAATACAtcttaaatatattttggtATATGCGTATACATGTGCTGTTTTGTAATTAGGGGCTCTGCATCATCTGTGACTGTGGTTAGCTTACATTGTAGTGGTAGGATCGGCTACAGGCTGTATCATCATCGTGAACTGTAGTTCGTCTTGATGATGTAACGTTGATGATAAACCGTGTGTCAATTTAATTTCAGTCTACGAATATCAGCCGGTATCTAAGTGAGTTGAATCAGGGTAAATATTGAACTGACACTGGGGTGAAGTGATGGAAAAGGACAGTTGTTTTCACAAGCTGTTTCCTGATTCAGTGAGACGTGATTTGGGCCTGGTGCACTCTGAGTTACAGgcagtgtgtgggtgtatacCTGACGCtagttttgcttttttcccAGTTCTGTCAGATGTGGCACAATGTACCCGCTTtttctaatattattatttctttgttaaATTTTAGGAAGGAAAGGTTTCCAGAGAGACTCAGACTGGGAGCACTTCCTGCATTCACCAACACCAATCAACCTACTCAGGGTGGATTTGAAGATGTAGCCAAGAGGGTCATCTCTGTGGTACTTCACTAATTTTGCCCAGGCATTATCAGTGACACCTCACGGCCACCCTCTGCTATCCTGGAGCACTTTGACCCCTAAGAAGGGCTGCCCAGTCTGTGACCTGGTCGTTCTCAGTCAGTCCGTCCCTGGTTGAAGACCCCACTGTGCTCAGCCATGCTGTTCTCCCTGAGGGAACTGGTCCAGTGGCTGGGCTTTGCCACCTTTGAACTGTTCCTCCACCTTTTAGCTTTGCTGGTCTTCAGCATGCTGGTCGCTCTGCGAGCTGACAAGTTCACACCCACACTGAGCTGGTGGCTGGTCTTCGTCCCACTGTTTGCTGCAGACGGCCTCAGCACCTACTTCACGGCCATTGTGTCCATACGTCTTTACCAAGAGAATGAGAAGCGTCTGGCAGTCCTGCGGCTCCTCTGGGTGCTGACGGTGCTCAGCCTGAAGCTGGTGTGCGAGGTGCTGCTGTGTCAGAAGCTGGCTGAGCAGGAACAAGCCAGAGACCTGTGGTTTGGCCTCATCGTCTCGCCGCTGTtcatcctgctgcagctgcttatGATACGAGCCTGCCGTGTCACCTGAGAAGAGGCAGTCAGTAGTTGTGCTTTCACATCACAGAGCAGTTTTCATCTGCCATTCGAGATTTAAAGCATAACAACggtataatttttcttttggctCACTGGcaccttttttcattttttcacacacatgttCCAGGCAGGTCACACTAGACtccagttttttattatttctttctaATAGCATCaaaattgagaaaatgtttcactgCTTCCTTGAAGTAGTGGACAATCTATTCTATgtgctgctaaatgctaaaatgcactgtatggccaaaagtatatgGACATTCAGTTTGTGTGCATTTGGTCTTGGGGctgtttttccttgtttccACCCTATAGTTCCACCAACAATAGTGTGTTTCCAACTTTGTGGCAACAGTTTGGTTTGACTCTACAATGTCCCTTTGCACAAAGCCAGGcccataaagaaatggttttcctAGTCTGGTGTGGAAGAACAGGACTGACCTTAACACCTTTGGGATAAACAGAAACACTAAATGCAAGCCAGGCCTTATCACTCAGTATGAGTGACCAACTTCACTAATGGCCATGGGACTGAATGGGATCAAATCACTGCAGCCAGCCACTGAAATTATGTGGATAGCCTGAAACCAAAAAATTGGCGGCTGTTTTCCTAATGGTTTGGAAATAGGAAACAGTTATATATAAGAATAATAGAATGACCACACACTTTTGGCCATGAAGTGTAAATATAGTTAATGTTGCCTATTGCTAAATTGATGCTTTGACTGATTTTGAACTCTGAATGGAAGGAAATTGAAACTGTCTCAATTTTTCTGAGCCTCTTTTTCATCAGGATGGATTATGACTGTAAGTTGTTGTGatacttttaaaaatacaaacaactgGAGGAGATGTCAGAGCAGTAAATCTGTATTTGGACCATGTGTGCCGCTACCATGGTGCAGTCGAGAGTAGACAATGAGCCTTGAGGGAAATTTATACTAGAGTTATGTTTtgatgcacatgtgcacacaacacataaagataaaataaactggTGAAACCTCAAGGCAGTAATACCCTAGGCAATTTTTTGGGATCTTTGATAGGTAACCCAAGGAGCTGCATCAGCAGCATTGATGCTTTTTCCCAGAGGAAGCAATTGATTGCCAGCAAAATTTGATTACATTTATTATcttttgtgtcactttgttgCCTGTTACTGGGAGTGTTACTCATGCATTGTACCCCCAAATTGCCTGGTATGTCAGCTTCACCGGTGAGATCGGTCTGGACAGCAAGACGCTGGTTCTGAAACTTGTTGTCAGCTCACAGTCTCACTCTAATGTAGAAGAACTGAATGTGATTATCACTAGCAGTCAATTGTGTGCACATGTCTTCCCTAAATAttgctgtttatttgtacaaaatgtaatgtttttgacCTTACCTTGCGTATGTACCgcatgtattatgtattatattatgtatGTGTGCCTCATTTTAGGGTAATTCCAGATGTGAGATTCTGTGTAATATGTATATTTTGATTTTGGAAAGAAATTCACCGAACCTTATTTATGTTCTTGTTATGGCACCTTTATTGTCATctgtatatacatgtaaataaaccATCAACATTTTACCAGTGTTGTCTAATGAATGTGATATTATCAATAAGTCTGGTAAACGGTCTAGGTAGAGCTAGATATCCTGCTGCTGGGGCTTGGTCACCTCGGCCACAAGGAGGCGCCCTAGCTTTTTATATGGGAATGAGAAGCCACAATGGAAGAGACCATCCTAGCGTTTTTGTTTTGCGTATCATAGCCCTTACATGGATCCCGTACAGCAGCCACCAGCTCCCAAATCATTCCTTCTTCTTTTATATTGTTAATGTTTCTTGcttgtgttttacagtcatGGCTATTTGAAAGTCAGTTTGCAGAccaaacaaatgagaaaatgtcaCTATTTATTCATCAACTTTGGTGGTGGACATTAAATTCAATGTACATTTtgtaggtttttgtttttatttattttgccaaAACCTGTTAAATTCTAATATATAACACAGACATTAATGtcataatattaatatatcatCATAAACCTCCCCCTAAAGTGTCTACCCTAGGAGTAggtttaaaaaggaaacaaagtacatttcattcattcattaaatgcATTTCATTGTTTACCTCTTCTGCACTCTTAAGCCTTGCTGTTCTTAATTATGGCTtgttaataaatgtttcatGAGGTACAGTAAGCTCTTGTAGTACCCAAGAATAGCCCTCTAAGTGCTGATTCATGTGCAGCAGGCTACTCCTCAGCTCATGTGTTTACTGCAGCCGGATTATCGACAGGTGGCATCACCGGCAAATAGGCTACTGAATGAACAGTCGTCCGCCTCCACCCAGCAGTGGACATGCCCTGCTCATCACAGGCGAACAGAAACAGTTTAGGGTTGCTGTTTCTTTATACTGTAACACTGCGTTGcggttttcaaatgaaaactatacaaataccacaaaaaaatgaatttgaaacAACATTGGGAGTCCATAAGTACTTCTCCTTATGATGAAACATTAGATTAAGCAGTATGAGTACAAACAGTACAAACAATATCGACAACAAATCTAGATTTAATCGTAACATAAGGTACATCCACTAACGGCGTTAAAATATAGTCTAAATTTGGAGGGGCGGGCTGAACCTGAACGCAACACTTTTGATTGACAGGCCGTCCTTGCCCAGTCAACAATAGAAACGGGAGTGGCCTGCGTCAATGTGCGGCGGTCTACAGAAAGGGAATGGGCGTGTCTGTAAGGCATAACGACCAATCAAGAATTGGGTGGGACTGCCAAGGCCGCTCGTGCAGCTGCGGAGGGGCGGGGCCGCGTTCAGGGGCGGTGGGGAGAGAGGGCGCAAATGAGAAagcagagtgagaggagagagaaaaaagagacggtagggatgtgtgtgagtgtgcggtGATCGGTGCCGCAGGTACAGTCAGAGCCGGACACAGGTTTTATAGCCGCACCGGACCGCGGCAAGACCGCCTTGGAGCTTGCCTCAATTCCTCTTCATCCCCCCCCAAACAACCCTCTGCAATGTCTGGCGGAGGAGAGGTACGCGTCCTTCGCCAAGAGGCCGGACAAGAGAGCCCGAGGATGCCGGCCTGGAAGCGAGAGATcctggagaggaggaaggcGAAGGGCGGCGGGTCTGGGGGAGCCGGTGCCGCTGAGACAAGCCCCAGCGGTGCGGGCCCGCAGCGGGTTAACGGTGAGATGACGGGAAATGTgaacggcagcagcagcagcggcggacCCAACAGAGACAGTGGACCGAGCGGCGGGTCCGGGCGGAACTACACCATCAGCACGGCCAGCCAGCACTTTGCGAATAACAAAGAGACACGACCGGCGGCCGCGGAGAGGGCGACACCGAGGGAGGACGAGAGACAAGAGAGCCTAGTGCTACAGGAAAGCCTAGGCCCTCTGGAGGAGAACCCGTTCATCAAGCTGGAGAAGGAGCGGAGGAGGCGACAGGACCGAGAAAACGCCGCTCGTCCGGTCCAGCACATCCTGGAGCTTTACGGCAGCGTTCCCGGTATACGGACTATCCGTGCAGAGAATATTATCATAATTGAATCGGATCCAGATTACTTTCCGGAAGCTGGAGGGGTAAAAACCGGGGCCAAATGGCAACAAAACGGTGTCAGTAGTTACAGCTCTCTGAACGACCTCCTGGACCGGAGAGGGAGTGCTGTTACTGAGATAAGAGCCAAGGAAGTGGTCATTTATGACACCACGTTAAGCAAGAGCGAGGAGAACTTGAGCACCCTGGGCCGCCCTGATCATGACGTCCCATCATATGAGACAGGTGAGGGTCAAGGCAGGGTTAGCCGGATGCTGCAGAAGTTTGACAGCAACTATGGGAAGCTACAGAAGAAGTCCCACAGCACAGAGAACCTGCTGGACCTGGATTGTAGTGCCAGCAGCAGGCCAAGACTCTGGCCCAAGCCAGAGCAAGATCTGGTGCCAAAGCCCAGGCCAGGCCCATCGGTCAGCAGCCCGGGCAGCAGCCACCCATCGTCGCCCGTCTTCCAGAGTCCCTGGTCTTCCAAACCAAAGCCACAGCCTGCTGTCTCTGAGCCAGGCAGCCCCCAGCGTCTCCCTGGGTCCCCACAGTCTGTGTCTTCATTCCGCCAGCGGTTTGAGGAGAGTGGGGGCCTTGGCGTGTCTGTCACCCCCAGAGATGAGACAGACAGGGGGTTAACCAAGCccaccacagagagagactgggaggGCACCGAGGTGCCACCCAAACCAAAGGTGCCATGCTCTCCGGAGACCCATAGTGCCCGTGCCGAGTCCCCCTCAAGCCCTATCTCATCCAAGGTGGCCCGCTCCTCACCTTACTTTGAGATCCGTCCCTCTCCAAAGCCAGACCTAGACCGTATTCCTGATGGGGACACCCAGGCACGGGCCCTCGCAAACCTGCGCCTGCAGTCCCGAAACTCCTTCACAGTGATTCCTGCTCGCCACCCCCAAGCAGCCTCATCTGCAGCAAGCAGCCCAGCACCATCTGGCCCCATCAagtcccctccctcccacagaGTGGCAGAGGTGCCCACGCCAGGAGTGCCAACTTCCCACAGCCCTACACCCACTCTGACCCCCtcaaagaggaaggaggagaaagagcaggaagagaaggaggtggagagggtAGTAAGGCCATCCAAGCCTGAACCACCTCCTTCTGCTGCCACAAGTCCTGCACCTCCTCCAACCTCAGAACCTTTGTCTCCATCTCCTGCTCTCACCCcagctccctcctctccacctgcCCTGTCTTCACCCCCCTCTTCTCCGGCTGTCCCATCCTCACCCCTTTTCTCTCCACCTGCCCCATCTCCCGTCCCCTCAGACTCTCCAGCCCCATCTCCTGTCCCCTCTACCCCATCCCCAGCTCCAGAACAACCTCCCGTGGATCAGCTGCCAGTAACAAACATAGACGACATTGAGGTGGAGCCCCCGCAGCGTGTCCCCGTCCCCAGTCCCATGGTGCAGAGAAAGAAGGGGAACACCTTCACTGTGGTGCCTACACGTACGCCGAAGACCGAGGCCCAGCCAAGATCACCTGAGCCCCAGCAAGAAGCCTCAACTGAGGCTGCACCGGGGTCCACACCCCCGCAGGCCCCCTATGCTCAGCTGGGCTCCCTGCTGAAGAAGCGTTACCCTGCTGTGGAGGAGATTGAGGTCATCGGTGGTTACCTGTCTCTGGAAAAGTCCTGCCTCTCTAAGACGGGCTCCACGGGCAAGAAGGTGAGAGCAAAAGCTCAATCAGACCTTGTGGCTTTATTGACAGGTTTAACAGTTGTTTTCTGAGCGTGTAAGAGAAACAGAGACCAGTGCTGAAAATATCAATTGATTAGTCAAAcataaattaattgtttaagtcattatcaagcaaaaaaaaaaaaaaagcttctcaaatgtgagtatttgctgcTGTTCTCTGGTTTATATCTCTGTTAAGCGATTGTCTTTAGGTTTCCAAACAATATAAAGACATTGCCTTTGTCTCTGGGCATTTcttaatattttctgacatttgaaagaccaactgattaatcagttgatcaaaaacacattcaaggGATAAATCAATAATGGAAAATAATCTTAATTATTCGCAGGCCCCATTTGTAGATTATCATCCTTCAGCGAAAGGAAATCTGTCACCACTGCAGCACTCAGGAAGTATTGTTGTATTATTGTGTCCTTACGATCTTATGCAGAACACGTGCCAAATCTTCCCGGGGGGATCATTAACGTTCCCTCTGTTCTAAATTTAGTAGTGAGTGAAGCGTCACACCAGaaatgctgtgtttttgttttcttttcatctgtgtgtggaTCTGTCACTGTTCTCCAACCAAGCCGGAAACACTCCGCTCACCTGTGCTTCTTTAGGACCCGAGCAGCCTTTCCACCTTTATGTTTAATCCTCGCagttatttgcatgtgttgcaGTGTGAGCGTTTGCTACTATAAATCTCCACATCCCGTCATTTGACCTGCTCTCAGGCTTCGACGCCTAAGTGGATTAAAAGCGTGCGTTTACACAGCCACTTGGAACGACACGCAGCGCTCTTTCCCTGTGGATTGCCGTCCCACAATGTTATTTGTTGTAGAGCGCATTATTGGGTTAGGTGGCCCTCCAAGCCTATTGACTGAACAATCTCATCAAGGCTGTATTCAGTTCTCAGGATTTGGCTCAGGGATCCGGGCCAGCTCCAACCCGTCCCAGACACATTTAGTGTTTTTtaattcatctgtgtttttgtgtaaagCTGAGATATCCCCGGGCCTGGTCCTCAATCATAATTAAATGATAGCAAAATGCGTGTTTTGGGCATCACAGTTATCTTGCAATCATAATCAGATATGTGGTGCGTGCTTGGCGAAGGTCTTGCTGTAAACCGTTCCTGTTTCATCTGTATTAGGGATTAATTAAATATCAGAGAATGTTTCTAATTAATTTTGCGAGTGCTGCTGGAGGCTGTTTTCAGATTCTGCTCTGGATCAGCTCTGGTTGTGCTGAGCATTATTTTCAGCATGTTGCTGTTTATGTCACTGTGGTGTCTGTAATGAAGAGGGGAGCCAATGATTGCAGCCGGTGGCTTGAATTTTTACCTTACATAATACACTTCATGGAGCTGCTTTAGAGGTTGAGGGTGTGGATCATGTAACCGCAACATCCTGGGTTTGAGTCCAGCCCGGGACCAGCAACACATGTTATCCCCC
Proteins encoded in this window:
- the tmem203 gene encoding transmembrane protein 203, encoding MLFSLRELVQWLGFATFELFLHLLALLVFSMLVALRADKFTPTLSWWLVFVPLFAADGLSTYFTAIVSIRLYQENEKRLAVLRLLWVLTVLSLKLVCEVLLCQKLAEQEQARDLWFGLIVSPLFILLQLLMIRACRVT
- the tprn gene encoding taperin, which codes for MSGGGEVRVLRQEAGQESPRMPAWKREILERRKAKGGGSGGAGAAETSPSGAGPQRVNGEMTGNVNGSSSSGGPNRDSGPSGGSGRNYTISTASQHFANNKETRPAAAERATPREDERQESLVLQESLGPLEENPFIKLEKERRRRQDRENAARPVQHILELYGSVPGIRTIRAENIIIIESDPDYFPEAGGVKTGAKWQQNGVSSYSSLNDLLDRRGSAVTEIRAKEVVIYDTTLSKSEENLSTLGRPDHDVPSYETGEGQGRVSRMLQKFDSNYGKLQKKSHSTENLLDLDCSASSRPRLWPKPEQDLVPKPRPGPSVSSPGSSHPSSPVFQSPWSSKPKPQPAVSEPGSPQRLPGSPQSVSSFRQRFEESGGLGVSVTPRDETDRGLTKPTTERDWEGTEVPPKPKVPCSPETHSARAESPSSPISSKVARSSPYFEIRPSPKPDLDRIPDGDTQARALANLRLQSRNSFTVIPARHPQAASSAASSPAPSGPIKSPPSHRVAEVPTPGVPTSHSPTPTLTPSKRKEEKEQEEKEVERVVRPSKPEPPPSAATSPAPPPTSEPLSPSPALTPAPSSPPALSSPPSSPAVPSSPLFSPPAPSPVPSDSPAPSPVPSTPSPAPEQPPVDQLPVTNIDDIEVEPPQRVPVPSPMVQRKKGNTFTVVPTRTPKTEAQPRSPEPQQEASTEAAPGSTPPQAPYAQLGSLLKKRYPAVEEIEVIGGYLSLEKSCLSKTGSTGKKLKISFNESSLQSTYEYPSESSAWDSGEEDEEEKRDGKMADEQPSMVGRIHIPRPSFTGSPTHTANSNDLSSYIPKHSVDFSAWQEHKHDDSVYQEETTSQQTQMTEEVMLTPADSSSLSDYSSEPALYF